One genomic segment of Strix aluco isolate bStrAlu1 chromosome 9, bStrAlu1.hap1, whole genome shotgun sequence includes these proteins:
- the HES6 gene encoding transcription cofactor HES-6 isoform X2 — translation MAPSFRPGKGRPPRGDEGCAEARADRKTRKPLVEKKRRARINESLQELRLLLADSEFQAKLENAEVLELTVRRVQAVLERRSLEGGRLHREASERFAAGYIQCMHEVHTFVSSCPGIDATTAAELLNHLLESMPLNEGNLPDLIADVLADPALGPWPGSEALAPATEAALGALGLALPASAPSPSASEETCSDSDEAEAEPGQTSTDGLDASRTRSLPSPSLPKSMWRPW, via the exons ATGGCGCCCTCCTTCCGGCCCGGCAagggccgcccgccgcggggcgaCGAGGGCTGCGCGGAGGCCAGGGCCGACAGGAAG ACGAGGAAGCCGCTGGTGGAGAAGAAGCGCCGGGCGCGGATCAACGAGAGCCTACAGgagctgcggctgctgctggCCGACAGCGAG TTTCAGGCGAAGCTGGAGAACGCGGAGGTGCTGGAGCTGACGGTGCGGCGGGTGCAGGCCGTGCTGGAGCGCCGCTCCCTCG AGGGCGGGCGGCTGCACCGCGAGGCCAGCGAGCGCTTCGCCGCCGGCTACATCCAGTGCATGCACGAGGTGCACACCTTCGTCTCCAGCTGCCCCGGCATCGACGCCACCACGGCCGCCGAGCTGCTCAACCACCTGCTGGAGTCCATGCCCCTCAACGAGGGCAACCTCCCGGACTTGATCGCGGACGTTTTGGCAGATCCCGCGCTCGGGCCCTGGCCTGGCAGCGAGGCGCTGGCCCCGGCAACCGAGGCGGCTCTGGGCGCCCTAGGCCTGGCTCTGCCCGCCTCGGCACCCTCGCCCTCCGCCAGTGAAGAGACCTGCTCCGACTCGGACGAGGCGGAGGCCGAGCCAGGCCAGACCTCCACCGACGGACTGGACGCTTCCCGGACGCGCAGCCTGCCCTCGCCGAGCTTACCCAAATCCATGTGGAGACCCTGGTAA
- the HES6 gene encoding transcription cofactor HES-6 isoform X1, whose protein sequence is MAPSFRPGKGRPPRGDEGCAEARADRKTRKPLVEKKRRARINESLQELRLLLADSEFQAKLENAEVLELTVRRVQAVLERRSLGECRRGGGGGPARPAPHPAPLSVSRGAEGGRLHREASERFAAGYIQCMHEVHTFVSSCPGIDATTAAELLNHLLESMPLNEGNLPDLIADVLADPALGPWPGSEALAPATEAALGALGLALPASAPSPSASEETCSDSDEAEAEPGQTSTDGLDASRTRSLPSPSLPKSMWRPW, encoded by the exons ATGGCGCCCTCCTTCCGGCCCGGCAagggccgcccgccgcggggcgaCGAGGGCTGCGCGGAGGCCAGGGCCGACAGGAAG ACGAGGAAGCCGCTGGTGGAGAAGAAGCGCCGGGCGCGGATCAACGAGAGCCTACAGgagctgcggctgctgctggCCGACAGCGAG TTTCAGGCGAAGCTGGAGAACGCGGAGGTGCTGGAGCTGACGGTGCGGCGGGTGCAGGCCGTGCTGGAGCGCCGCTCCCTCGGTGagtgccggcggggcggcggcggggggccggcccggcccgcgcctcACCCCGCTCCCCTCTCTGTCTCCCGCGGCGCAGAGGGCGGGCGGCTGCACCGCGAGGCCAGCGAGCGCTTCGCCGCCGGCTACATCCAGTGCATGCACGAGGTGCACACCTTCGTCTCCAGCTGCCCCGGCATCGACGCCACCACGGCCGCCGAGCTGCTCAACCACCTGCTGGAGTCCATGCCCCTCAACGAGGGCAACCTCCCGGACTTGATCGCGGACGTTTTGGCAGATCCCGCGCTCGGGCCCTGGCCTGGCAGCGAGGCGCTGGCCCCGGCAACCGAGGCGGCTCTGGGCGCCCTAGGCCTGGCTCTGCCCGCCTCGGCACCCTCGCCCTCCGCCAGTGAAGAGACCTGCTCCGACTCGGACGAGGCGGAGGCCGAGCCAGGCCAGACCTCCACCGACGGACTGGACGCTTCCCGGACGCGCAGCCTGCCCTCGCCGAGCTTACCCAAATCCATGTGGAGACCCTGGTAA